From the genome of Deinococcus sp. AJ005, one region includes:
- a CDS encoding MFS transporter gives MSKAAPAPQQISRIELGRLVPLYAAQALATGATTVSTILASIIMGTLGFGSLSGLPSTLISVSAALSAGFFGALMLRSGRRLGLGLAFALGTLGAVLGFFGGKLGLTPLFLVGASMMGAAQGGYQQARYAAAESVPDNRRGTALGALMLMSVLGSFLMTGFSHPIERLAITFGTTPEIVGWLVGGSLLGVAALLMLFWTPVREPVAATGAGATRKTPSFSEAFRTPGVRSTALALATAQGLMVTLMSLTPLRAHNMGMDHTSIAALISGHILGMFGFGWLTGPLIDRLGVRVGYVGGAVLLCAAALTAAQPGAGALGLSMFLLGLGWNLAFVSGSKALTHFPAVQGVTDGLGYITAGAGTLLGGFLIARAGFPALAYTCAVLAVLPLFSAWRAGKSAAPSGKPA, from the coding sequence ATGAGTAAAGCTGCCCCCGCACCCCAGCAAATATCCCGCATTGAACTGGGCCGTCTGGTGCCGCTGTACGCCGCACAGGCGCTGGCGACGGGGGCCACGACGGTCAGCACCATCCTGGCGAGCATCATCATGGGCACGCTGGGCTTCGGCAGCCTGTCGGGCCTGCCCAGCACGCTGATCAGCGTGTCGGCGGCGCTATCGGCAGGCTTTTTTGGTGCGCTGATGCTGCGCTCCGGGCGCAGGTTAGGGCTGGGATTGGCCTTCGCGCTGGGGACGCTGGGCGCGGTGCTGGGCTTTTTTGGTGGCAAGTTGGGCCTCACGCCGCTGTTTCTGGTGGGCGCGTCCATGATGGGCGCGGCGCAGGGCGGCTACCAGCAGGCCCGTTACGCCGCGGCCGAGAGCGTGCCCGACAACCGGCGCGGCACGGCCCTGGGCGCGCTGATGCTGATGAGCGTGCTGGGATCGTTCCTGATGACCGGCTTCTCTCACCCCATCGAGCGGCTGGCCATCACCTTCGGTACCACGCCCGAAATCGTGGGCTGGCTGGTGGGCGGCAGCCTGCTGGGCGTGGCCGCGCTGCTGATGCTGTTCTGGACCCCGGTGCGCGAACCCGTCGCGGCAACCGGGGCCGGGGCCACGCGCAAGACGCCAAGTTTCTCGGAGGCGTTCCGCACGCCGGGCGTTCGCAGCACCGCGCTGGCCCTGGCCACCGCACAGGGTCTGATGGTCACACTGATGAGCCTCACGCCACTGCGGGCGCACAACATGGGCATGGACCACACCAGTATTGCCGCGCTGATCAGCGGTCATATTCTGGGCATGTTCGGCTTCGGCTGGCTGACTGGGCCGCTGATTGACCGCCTGGGCGTGCGCGTGGGCTACGTGGGCGGCGCGGTGCTGCTGTGCGCGGCAGCCCTGACCGCCGCGCAGCCGGGCGCAGGGGCGTTGGGCCTGAGCATGTTCCTGCTGGGGCTGGGCTGGAATCTGGCCTTCGTGTCGGGCAGCAAGGCGCTGACCCACTTTCCCGCCGTGCAGGGCGTCACCGATGGCCTGGGCTACATCACGGCGGGCGCGGGCACGCTGCTGGGCGGTTTCCTGATCGCCCGCGCAGGCTTCCCGGCGCTGGCCTACACCTGCGCTGTGCTGGCCGTGCTGCCGCTGTTCAGCGCGTGGCGGGCCGGGAAGTCGGCTGCACCTTCTGGTAAACCCGCATGA
- the cmk gene encoding (d)CMP kinase translates to MIVTIDGVAASGKSSVSGGVARALGVPYVSSGLLYRAATLLGLEAGLDLHDAPALLAHLRTHPLRLEPLAEGNRVWQDGRELTDELHSTRVDRGVSVVAVLPEVRAWVDAQLRALPSPFVAEGRDMGTNVFPHAGAKFYLTASPHIRAVRRAQERPEDVPAIEAALIRRDELDRVQSAPAPDAVVIDTGPLTLDGVIQTILAQLPEQVTSA, encoded by the coding sequence ATGATCGTGACCATTGACGGCGTGGCGGCCAGCGGCAAATCCAGCGTGTCGGGGGGCGTGGCGCGGGCGCTGGGCGTGCCGTATGTCAGCAGCGGCCTCCTGTACCGCGCTGCGACTTTGCTGGGCCTGGAGGCCGGGCTGGACCTGCATGACGCCCCCGCGTTGCTGGCCCATTTGCGAACCCATCCGTTGCGTCTGGAACCGCTGGCCGAGGGCAACCGCGTGTGGCAGGACGGGCGCGAGTTGACCGATGAACTGCACTCCACCCGCGTGGACCGGGGCGTCAGCGTGGTGGCCGTGCTGCCCGAGGTGCGGGCCTGGGTGGACGCCCAGCTCCGTGCCCTGCCGTCCCCCTTCGTGGCCGAGGGCCGGGATATGGGAACGAACGTTTTCCCTCACGCCGGGGCCAAGTTCTACCTGACGGCCAGCCCCCACATCCGCGCCGTGCGCCGTGCCCAGGAACGCCCGGAGGATGTTCCCGCCATTGAGGCCGCCCTGATCCGCCGCGACGAGCTGGACCGCGTGCAGAGTGCGCCTGCCCCCGACGCCGTGGTCATCGACACCGGCCCGCTGACCCTGGACGGCGTGATTCAGACGATTCTGGCGCAGTTGCCCGAGCAAGTGACCTCCGCTTAA
- a CDS encoding KamA family radical SAM protein: protein MSHAPLHPQATVRSQQMLPRGHRAPKWADVPDEKWFDWKWQLKNRINSVSELEEVIRLTESEHAGASAEGIFRLDITPYFASLMDADDPTCPVRRQVIPTHHELEPFMSMMEDSLAEDKHSPVPGLVHRYPDRVLMLVTTQCASYCRYCTRSRIVGDPTETFNPAEYEAQLNYLRNTPQVRDVLLSGGDPLTLAPKVLGRLLAELRKIEHIEIIRIGTRVPVFMPMRVTEELCDVLAENHPLWMNIHVNHPKEITPEVADACDRLTRAGIPLGNQSVLLRGINDHPVIMQKLLRELVKIRVRPYYIYQCDLVHGAGHLRTTVSKGLEIMESLRGHTSGYSIPTYVVDAPGGGGKIPVAPNYVLSHSPDKLILRNFEGYIAAYTEPTDYTGPDMMVPDDWERKEPGQSGIYGLMQGERISIEPAGFSDTHHRPGGVSHRLNSREDKWTAYGVGAPNPASVSDTSPDGKVNVPIPVHSGD from the coding sequence ATGTCCCACGCCCCCCTACACCCGCAGGCCACGGTCCGCAGCCAGCAGATGCTGCCCCGTGGTCACCGTGCCCCCAAATGGGCCGATGTTCCCGACGAAAAGTGGTTTGACTGGAAATGGCAGCTCAAGAACCGCATCAACTCCGTTTCCGAACTGGAAGAGGTCATCCGCCTGACCGAGAGCGAACACGCCGGGGCCAGTGCTGAGGGCATCTTCCGGCTGGACATCACGCCGTATTTCGCCTCCCTCATGGACGCCGACGATCCCACCTGCCCGGTGCGCCGTCAGGTGATTCCCACGCACCACGAGTTAGAGCCGTTCATGTCCATGATGGAAGACTCGCTGGCCGAGGACAAGCACAGCCCCGTGCCCGGCCTCGTCCACCGCTACCCGGACCGCGTGCTGATGCTGGTGACGACGCAGTGCGCCAGCTATTGCCGCTACTGCACCCGCAGCCGCATCGTGGGCGATCCCACCGAAACGTTCAATCCCGCCGAGTACGAGGCGCAACTGAACTACCTGCGGAACACGCCCCAGGTACGCGACGTATTGCTGTCGGGCGGCGATCCGCTGACCCTCGCGCCCAAGGTGCTGGGCCGCCTGCTGGCCGAACTCCGCAAGATCGAGCATATCGAGATCATCCGCATCGGCACGCGCGTTCCGGTGTTCATGCCCATGCGCGTGACCGAGGAACTGTGCGACGTGCTGGCCGAGAATCACCCGCTGTGGATGAACATTCACGTCAACCACCCCAAGGAAATCACCCCCGAGGTGGCCGACGCCTGTGATCGCCTGACCCGTGCGGGCATCCCGCTGGGCAACCAGAGCGTGCTGCTGCGCGGCATCAATGACCATCCGGTCATCATGCAGAAGCTGCTGCGCGAGCTGGTCAAGATTCGCGTGCGCCCGTACTACATCTATCAGTGTGACCTCGTTCACGGGGCGGGCCACCTGCGCACCACCGTCAGCAAGGGGCTGGAGATCATGGAAAGCCTGCGCGGGCACACCTCCGGCTACAGCATTCCCACGTATGTGGTGGACGCCCCTGGCGGCGGCGGCAAGATTCCGGTTGCGCCCAATTACGTGCTGAGCCACAGTCCCGACAAGCTGATTCTGCGGAACTTTGAGGGCTACATCGCCGCGTACACCGAACCCACCGATTACACCGGGCCGGACATGATGGTTCCCGACGACTGGGAGCGCAAAGAACCCGGTCAGAGCGGCATTTATGGCTTGATGCAGGGCGAGCGCATCTCCATTGAACCCGCCGGATTCAGCGACACGCACCACCGCCCCGGCGGGGTCAGCCACCGCCTGAACAGCCGCGAGGACAAGTGGACGGCGTATGGCGTGGGCGCACCGAACCCCGCCAGCGTCAGCGACACCTCGCCAGACGGCAAAGTGAATGTGCCGATTCCGGTGCATAGCGGGGATTGA
- a CDS encoding 1-acyl-sn-glycerol-3-phosphate acyltransferase codes for MPGPVKPGPIPTPHPWLYPVIHWFVGRVVAYGGGVRVSGLQHLPHGGPAGGVIVAGTHAMALDPFTIGYAIPPKLHRLQFMTKRDAFEWKIIGPHAIGPILRATGAFPVDRSGRDTRALRQSLRVLGRGGMVGIFPQGTRNGQGLHGGAALLALKAKVPIVPVRVWHERPKWLPRGLPGGRWQVRFGPPLYPQGDSLRGLTLRWENAVAVL; via the coding sequence ATGCCCGGACCCGTGAAGCCTGGACCCATCCCCACGCCGCATCCCTGGCTGTATCCGGTGATCCACTGGTTCGTGGGGCGTGTCGTGGCTTACGGCGGCGGCGTGCGCGTCAGCGGGCTGCAACATCTGCCGCACGGTGGGCCAGCGGGCGGGGTCATCGTGGCGGGAACCCACGCGATGGCGCTGGACCCCTTTACCATCGGCTATGCGATTCCGCCGAAACTGCACCGCCTGCAATTCATGACCAAGCGCGATGCCTTCGAGTGGAAGATCATCGGCCCCCATGCCATCGGGCCGATATTGCGCGCCACCGGGGCCTTTCCCGTGGACCGCAGCGGGCGCGACACCCGCGCGCTGCGGCAGTCGTTGCGGGTGCTGGGGCGCGGCGGCATGGTGGGCATTTTCCCGCAGGGCACCCGCAACGGCCAGGGCCTGCACGGTGGCGCGGCGCTGCTGGCCCTCAAGGCGAAGGTGCCCATCGTCCCCGTGCGCGTGTGGCACGAGCGCCCGAAGTGGCTGCCGCGCGGCCTGCCCGGTGGGCGCTGGCAGGTGCGCTTCGGCCCCCCGTTGTATCCGCAGGGCGACAGCCTGCGCGGCCTGACCCTGCGCTGGGAAAATGCGGTGGCAGTGCTGTGA
- the rraA gene encoding ribonuclease E activity regulator RraA, with protein sequence MTPFTPTSDLCDAHPEAQVFAPLFQNFGGQARFSGPAFTLRVYENNTPVRATLETPGEGRVLVVDGGGSLNCALVGDQLAGLGVENGWAGILIHGCVRDTAQLATMPIGIRALAAHPRRSGKANVGEQDVVLTFAGVTVRPGDVVHADEDGVCVLPPAADR encoded by the coding sequence ATGACCCCCTTCACCCCCACCTCTGACCTGTGCGATGCACACCCAGAAGCACAGGTCTTCGCACCTCTGTTTCAGAATTTTGGAGGGCAGGCGCGGTTCAGCGGTCCCGCCTTCACCCTGCGCGTGTACGAGAACAACACGCCCGTGCGCGCCACGCTGGAAACGCCGGGTGAGGGCCGCGTGCTGGTGGTGGACGGCGGCGGCAGCCTGAACTGCGCGCTGGTGGGCGATCAACTGGCCGGGCTGGGCGTGGAGAATGGCTGGGCAGGCATCCTCATCCACGGCTGCGTGCGCGACACGGCGCAGTTGGCAACCATGCCCATCGGCATCCGGGCACTGGCCGCCCATCCCCGCCGCAGCGGCAAGGCAAATGTAGGCGAGCAGGATGTAGTGCTGACCTTCGCGGGTGTAACGGTGCGGCCCGGCGACGTCGTTCACGCTGATGAGGACGGGGTTTGCGTGCTGCCCCCAGCAGCGGACAGGTAA
- a CDS encoding S8 family serine peptidase, giving the protein MSLKTTPPLLLALSAALAACGPGQGMPPGLATGPGFKLSSTAASAKTAWFIELVDDPTGLNAQSLGAQQTGFRAQASASGVQYRETASYHTLFNGFAVEASPAELGRLSRLPGVIGVYPVRQISPPRTSKPGLNAQALSPDVQSALAMTGADLAQSQLGLSGRGVRVGIIDTGLDLGHPAFQGRVVAGYDFVGDNYDASQPGSKPVPDASPHDCQGNGTNVAGILGGSDPAGGFAGVAPAVSLGIYKVFGCQGTTDSATLLSAMERAQADGMGVLNISLGVPFQWPQYPTARAASRLVKRGMVVSAAAGDSGKGGPYSVGAPALGENVLAVASVENTRVRLGNFTLSTGGAVIGYRPVSGSPTAPMGLNLPLGKLPSSTPITDNDGCSIDGLNPYKAGSLNGQATLIRLGNCAAREKIINAQNAGAQAIVLYNSQPGFASVTAAPATPSDSRPIDIPVVSVLAAAGARIDAAIAGGARLTFNTDPQTFDNPSGNTLSAFSAFGVSPDLELKPDLAAPGGWVRTTTPLKSGSGGYAVLSGTGLAAPQVAGIAALLLEARPGIQSKDMAALLMNNSAFRTTPDGSGPAPVQQQGAGLVNVLAASSNPVTANPAKLSLGASQTFGPRSKVIVLRNSGTQVETFTATNIAAQSLDRLGNIMPPQPIGMTINGQAVDGGGVRITVPAGGETELNVLITPPSRPVLGQYGGAIALSSASGRRMVIPYSGLVGNYQALTVLGDVSFDGGRTFKNFPALYDPRTFEFYPEGLNLANPLAYTLKDVQVFDDNGQKITVLDAPQLLVHFGHQARRLMLEVLDGGGTSLGTVFTQEYIGRSATNIYTDPNSDAFSFVGWDGTLAGGQLAPAGAYQLRLKVLKALGNPDVAADTETYLSQKFTVVLE; this is encoded by the coding sequence ATGTCCCTCAAGACCACCCCTCCCCTGCTACTGGCCCTGAGCGCCGCGCTGGCGGCCTGCGGCCCAGGTCAGGGCATGCCGCCGGGTCTGGCCACCGGGCCAGGTTTCAAACTCTCCTCCACGGCAGCCAGCGCCAAAACAGCATGGTTCATCGAGCTGGTGGACGATCCCACAGGTCTGAACGCCCAGAGCCTGGGCGCGCAGCAGACTGGCTTCCGGGCACAGGCCAGCGCCAGCGGGGTTCAGTACAGGGAAACGGCCAGCTACCACACGCTGTTCAACGGTTTTGCGGTGGAGGCCAGCCCGGCGGAACTGGGCCGCCTGTCACGCCTGCCAGGGGTGATCGGCGTATACCCGGTGAGGCAGATCAGCCCGCCCAGAACCTCGAAACCAGGGCTGAACGCCCAGGCCCTCAGCCCCGACGTGCAGAGCGCTCTGGCAATGACGGGCGCGGACCTCGCCCAGTCGCAACTGGGGCTGAGTGGCAGGGGCGTGCGGGTGGGCATCATCGACACCGGACTGGACCTGGGTCATCCGGCCTTTCAGGGCCGCGTCGTTGCCGGGTATGACTTCGTGGGCGACAATTACGACGCCTCGCAACCCGGTTCGAAGCCTGTTCCAGACGCCAGCCCACACGACTGCCAGGGCAACGGGACGAACGTGGCGGGCATCCTGGGCGGGAGCGATCCGGCGGGCGGCTTTGCGGGCGTGGCCCCCGCCGTCAGCCTGGGCATCTACAAGGTGTTCGGATGCCAGGGCACCACCGACAGCGCCACCCTGCTTTCAGCGATGGAACGCGCCCAGGCCGACGGGATGGGGGTGCTGAACATTAGCCTGGGCGTGCCGTTCCAGTGGCCGCAGTACCCCACCGCGCGGGCCGCCAGCCGATTGGTCAAGCGCGGCATGGTGGTCAGTGCCGCCGCCGGGGACAGCGGCAAAGGCGGCCCTTACAGCGTCGGCGCACCCGCACTGGGCGAGAACGTGCTGGCGGTGGCATCGGTGGAAAACACGCGAGTGCGACTGGGCAACTTCACGCTGAGTACAGGGGGTGCTGTCATCGGCTACCGTCCTGTCAGCGGCTCGCCCACCGCGCCCATGGGGCTGAATCTGCCCCTGGGCAAACTGCCGTCTAGCACGCCCATCACCGACAACGACGGCTGCTCCATCGACGGCCTGAATCCTTACAAGGCGGGCAGCCTGAACGGGCAGGCCACCCTGATCCGCCTGGGCAACTGCGCGGCCCGCGAGAAGATCATCAACGCCCAGAACGCCGGGGCGCAGGCCATCGTGCTTTACAACAGCCAGCCCGGCTTTGCCTCCGTGACGGCTGCCCCGGCCACTCCCAGCGACAGCAGGCCCATCGACATCCCCGTCGTCTCGGTGCTGGCTGCCGCTGGCGCACGGATCGACGCCGCAATTGCGGGGGGCGCGCGGCTGACCTTCAATACAGACCCGCAGACCTTCGACAATCCCAGCGGCAATACCCTCAGCGCGTTCTCGGCTTTCGGCGTTTCGCCGGATCTGGAACTGAAACCCGATCTGGCCGCGCCGGGAGGCTGGGTCCGCACCACCACACCTTTAAAGTCGGGTTCCGGTGGATACGCGGTCCTCAGCGGTACGGGACTGGCTGCGCCGCAGGTGGCGGGCATTGCCGCGCTGCTGCTGGAGGCGCGGCCCGGCATCCAATCGAAGGACATGGCGGCGCTGCTGATGAACAACTCGGCCTTCCGCACCACCCCGGACGGGAGCGGGCCTGCCCCCGTACAGCAGCAGGGCGCGGGGCTGGTCAACGTGCTGGCGGCCTCCAGCAATCCGGTGACGGCCAATCCCGCCAAACTGAGCCTGGGGGCCAGCCAGACCTTCGGCCCCCGCAGCAAGGTGATCGTGCTGCGAAATAGCGGCACACAGGTGGAAACGTTCACGGCAACGAATATTGCGGCGCAGAGTCTGGACCGTCTGGGCAACATCATGCCCCCCCAGCCCATCGGCATGACCATCAACGGCCAAGCCGTGGACGGCGGCGGCGTCCGCATCACTGTCCCGGCAGGCGGAGAAACAGAATTGAATGTGCTGATCACGCCTCCGTCCCGTCCCGTGCTGGGGCAATACGGCGGTGCCATCGCCCTGAGCAGCGCCAGCGGACGCCGCATGGTCATTCCCTACAGCGGGTTGGTGGGCAACTATCAGGCCCTGACGGTGCTGGGCGACGTGAGTTTCGACGGGGGCCGGACCTTCAAAAACTTCCCGGCGCTGTACGATCCCAGGACCTTCGAGTTCTACCCGGAAGGGCTGAACCTCGCCAATCCGCTCGCCTACACCCTCAAAGACGTGCAGGTCTTCGACGATAACGGGCAGAAGATTACGGTGCTGGACGCGCCGCAACTGCTGGTCCACTTCGGTCATCAGGCCCGCCGCCTGATGCTGGAGGTGCTGGACGGGGGCGGCACAAGCCTGGGCACGGTCTTCACACAGGAATACATCGGGCGCAGCGCCACCAACATTTACACGGACCCGAACAGCGACGCCTTCAGTTTCGTGGGCTGGGACGGCACGCTGGCGGGTGGGCAACTGGCCCCCGCCGGAGCGTACCAACTGCGATTAAAGGTGCTGAAGGCGCTGGGGAATCCTGACGTTGCCGCTGACACTGAGACGTATCTGAGTCAGAAGTTCACAGTGGTGCTGGAGTAG
- a CDS encoding cobalamin B12-binding domain-containing protein — translation MSDRRIRVLIAKPGMDGHDRGAKVVARALRDAGMEVIYTGLRQTAEMIVNAAVQEDVDAIGLSVLSGAHMHYFRDVMALLKEKDATDIIVFGGGIIPDQDLPTLKELGVGRVFTPGANTGDAATYLQEAVGERWRAQGEG, via the coding sequence ATGTCAGACCGCCGGATACGGGTGCTGATCGCCAAGCCGGGCATGGACGGCCATGACCGGGGCGCGAAAGTGGTGGCCCGCGCCCTGCGCGACGCCGGGATGGAAGTGATCTACACGGGGCTGCGCCAGACCGCCGAGATGATCGTCAACGCTGCCGTGCAGGAGGACGTGGACGCGATTGGCCTCAGTGTGCTTTCGGGGGCGCACATGCACTACTTCCGCGACGTGATGGCGCTGCTCAAGGAGAAGGACGCCACCGACATCATCGTCTTCGGCGGCGGCATTATCCCCGATCAGGACCTGCCCACGTTGAAGGAACTGGGCGTGGGACGGGTCTTCACACCCGGCGCGAATACCGGCGACGCCGCCACCTACCTTCAGGAAGCCGTAGGCGAGCGCTGGCGGGCACAGGGGGAGGGATGA
- a CDS encoding XdhC family protein, with translation MNAAETRTLLDALNAATARGQRAAIATVVGVQGSAYRREGTRMLVLDDGAQVCMLSGGCLEAEVVEVALEVIRSGTPAITHYDLSEDATWGLGIGCGGSVDVRVERVDGDDPVMGAWLRALEKGELAALVVPLKGEGRLLIKPDGEAMGDLSPAPLRDFAVQAARERLNQLEPRAVTLAAPDGMPLFIDISTPPPVLVLYGAGHDAMPLARGAHDLGYEVHVIDPRGAYLTPGRFPGAILHDLAPEELGQFTPPARASLLIMNHHLDRDRICLQHALNSGAPYVGVLGPLSRAQGLLDELEAEGVTFSDAELARLRAPVGLRLGAEAPEEVAMSILAELMAWRRGYDGGFLSGHDGRIHYAHTHAASPALGASPEQ, from the coding sequence ATGAACGCCGCCGAGACCCGCACCCTGCTGGACGCACTGAACGCCGCCACCGCCAGAGGCCAGCGCGCCGCTATCGCCACCGTCGTGGGCGTGCAGGGCAGCGCCTACCGCCGCGAAGGCACGCGGATGCTGGTGCTGGACGACGGCGCGCAGGTCTGCATGCTCTCGGGCGGCTGCCTGGAGGCGGAGGTGGTGGAGGTGGCGCTGGAAGTGATCCGCAGCGGTACGCCGGCCATCACCCATTACGATCTGTCGGAGGACGCCACCTGGGGGCTGGGCATCGGCTGCGGCGGCAGCGTGGACGTGCGCGTGGAGCGGGTGGATGGAGATGACCCGGTGATGGGCGCGTGGCTCCGGGCACTGGAAAAGGGTGAACTGGCCGCGCTGGTTGTGCCGCTGAAAGGCGAGGGCCGCCTCCTGATCAAGCCAGATGGAGAAGCGATGGGAGACCTCTCCCCCGCCCCGCTGCGGGACTTTGCCGTTCAGGCTGCGCGGGAACGGCTGAATCAATTGGAACCTCGCGCCGTCACGCTGGCCGCACCAGACGGCATGCCTCTCTTCATTGACATCAGCACGCCGCCGCCCGTGCTGGTGCTGTACGGTGCGGGCCACGACGCCATGCCGCTGGCGCGTGGGGCGCACGATCTGGGCTACGAGGTCCATGTGATCGACCCGCGCGGCGCGTATCTGACGCCGGGGCGTTTTCCGGGGGCCATCCTGCATGACCTCGCACCGGAGGAATTGGGGCAGTTCACGCCGCCCGCCCGCGCCAGCCTGCTGATCATGAACCACCATCTGGACCGGGACCGCATCTGCTTGCAGCACGCGCTGAACTCCGGCGCACCTTACGTGGGCGTCCTGGGACCGCTGAGCCGCGCCCAGGGTCTGCTGGACGAGCTGGAGGCCGAAGGCGTGACCTTCAGCGATGCCGAACTGGCCCGCCTGCGTGCGCCCGTGGGCCTGCGCCTGGGTGCGGAGGCCCCAGAGGAAGTGGCCATGAGCATCCTGGCCGAACTGATGGCGTGGCGGCGCGGCTACGACGGCGGCTTCCTGAGCGGCCACGACGGGCGCATCCACTATGCCCACACCCACGCGGCCAGTCCGGCGCTGGGGGCGTCCCCGGAACAGTAA
- a CDS encoding acetyl ornithine aminotransferase family protein: MTTATKPRQPILKTALPGPKTKAIMDRDAQHLSTSYVRPYAFVPDHGEGVWLSDPDGNTMLDFFAGIAVSTTGHAHPHVVKAVQEQVTKFTHVCLSDYPQEITTSLAERLVKHVERPGEKWRVFFGNSGAEAVEAAVKLARNHTGRSHIISTMGSFHGRTYGAITLTGSKTKYKRGFGPLLPGVSHVPYPNPFRPPLGSTPEACGQAVLNHIRELFVGVIPADEVAAIIVEPMQGEGGYIVPPADFLPGLRALCDEHGIMLIYDEVQAGMGRTGKMFSYQHFGIYGEVQPDMITVAKGIASGMPISALMAKESVMTWPVGSHGSTYGGNPVAAAAAHATLDLIEGVVKHPGCGESLMKNAADVGAYLLSELKAMQSEFPFLGDVRGEGLFIGLEFVKPDGSPDGKLRDRASTAIFERGLLNLDCGEAVIRVSPPLILTREDAETGLEIMREALRGLAQT; encoded by the coding sequence ATGACCACCGCCACCAAACCCCGCCAACCCATCCTCAAAACCGCCCTCCCCGGCCCCAAAACAAAAGCCATCATGGACCGCGACGCCCAGCACCTGTCCACGTCTTACGTGCGCCCCTACGCCTTCGTGCCGGACCACGGCGAGGGCGTGTGGCTCAGTGATCCCGACGGGAATACCATGCTGGATTTCTTCGCGGGCATCGCCGTATCCACTACCGGCCACGCCCACCCGCATGTGGTCAAGGCCGTGCAGGAGCAGGTCACCAAGTTCACTCACGTCTGCCTGAGCGACTACCCGCAGGAAATCACCACCAGCCTCGCCGAGCGGCTGGTCAAGCATGTGGAGCGTCCGGGCGAAAAGTGGCGCGTCTTCTTTGGCAACTCCGGCGCAGAGGCTGTGGAGGCCGCCGTCAAACTGGCCCGCAACCACACCGGACGCAGCCACATCATCTCCACGATGGGCAGCTTCCACGGGCGGACTTACGGCGCGATCACGCTGACCGGCAGCAAGACCAAGTACAAGCGCGGCTTCGGCCCGCTGCTGCCCGGCGTGTCACATGTGCCGTATCCCAACCCCTTCCGCCCGCCGCTGGGGTCCACCCCCGAAGCCTGCGGTCAGGCCGTGCTGAACCACATCCGTGAACTGTTCGTGGGCGTCATTCCTGCCGATGAAGTGGCCGCGATTATCGTGGAACCCATGCAGGGCGAGGGCGGATACATCGTGCCGCCTGCCGATTTCCTGCCCGGTTTGCGGGCGCTGTGCGACGAACACGGCATCATGCTCATTTACGACGAGGTTCAGGCCGGAATGGGCCGCACTGGGAAGATGTTCTCGTACCAGCACTTTGGCATTTACGGCGAGGTGCAGCCCGACATGATCACGGTGGCGAAGGGAATTGCTTCGGGGATGCCCATTTCCGCGCTGATGGCGAAGGAATCGGTCATGACCTGGCCTGTCGGTTCTCACGGCAGCACTTACGGCGGGAACCCGGTGGCGGCGGCGGCGGCCCACGCCACCCTGGACCTGATTGAAGGCGTGGTCAAGCACCCCGGCTGCGGCGAGAGCCTGATGAAGAATGCCGCCGACGTGGGCGCTTATCTGCTGTCCGAACTGAAGGCCATGCAGTCCGAGTTCCCCTTTCTGGGCGACGTGCGCGGCGAGGGTCTGTTCATCGGCCTGGAATTTGTCAAGCCTGACGGCAGCCCCGACGGCAAGTTGCGGGACCGTGCCAGCACCGCCATTTTCGAGCGCGGCTTGCTGAACCTGGACTGCGGCGAAGCCGTGATCCGCGTCAGCCCTCCGCTGATCCTGACCCGCGAGGACGCGGAGACCGGACTGGAAATTATGCGGGAAGCGTTGCGGGGGCTGGCCCAGACGTAA